One region of Oryza sativa Japonica Group chromosome 5, ASM3414082v1 genomic DNA includes:
- the LOC107275325 gene encoding uncharacterized protein, whose product MAAADGLLPGLKFDPSDHDLVGRYLLRRLQGQPLPLDGVILEADPLSAPPWKLLADHGRGDEAFFFAEAHAKNGKGKRQKRTVEGGGFWQGQNTCVDGERLCVPDDGDGSGGGGGGLEIAWRKYVLSFFANGERGSSGWVMHEYAVTAPDGLASSQLRLYRVRFSGYGKKRKREPQCPGAHGDDDGELQCAPPPRSMAETALLEERGPLPHPVLGPASVVDQCTDQGSSGVIDDSSLVFRDLPDLIDLPVAEEADASHGAETALLNEHLPLPPPQLFVPPTAVPLDLADDSNGADQNSYGMMGDDQLLLPDLPGTINDDMPDLFVSQAEEASAVPAISYHSSGFMGNEVAALSDFELPESYSSSDAMDGEALALSNYEFPESFEEDLSCIDFATANASSLGFPMDGYPMDELFDDMPDQGSSGAMDDSSVVFRDLPGLINLPAAEEADAIGDAETALLRDLADDSNGTDRNSYGVMGDDQDRLLLPEIPRRIDMPDLFVSQAEEAGLGGGAALDSSSGAMDGEALALSDFEFPESVEEVLSCMDFSTVDMSFLDVPIDELLDDLPAD is encoded by the coding sequence atggcggcggcggatgggctcCTCCCGGGCCTCAAGTTCGATCCCAGCGACCACGACCTCGTCGGAAGGTACCTGCTCCGGCGCCTCCAGGGCCAGCCCCTCCCGCTCGACGGCGTCATCCTCGAGGCGGATCCCCTGAGCGCGCCGCCGTGGAAGCTTCTCGCGGATcacggccgcggcgacgaggcCTTCTTCTTCGCGGAGGCGCATGCCAAGAATGGGAAGGGGAAGCGGCAGAAGCGCACCGTTGAGGGCGGCGGATTCTGGCAGGGGCAGAACACGTGCGTCGACGGCGAGAGGCTTTGCGtccccgacgacggcgacggcagcggcggcggcggcggcggcttggagaTCGCGTGGCGCAAGTACGTGCTCAGCTTCTTCGCGAACGGAGAGAGGGGCAGTTCGGGATGGGTGATGCACGAGTACGCGGTGACGGCGCCGGATGGCCTCGCCTCGTCCCAATTGCGGCTGTATCGCGTCCGATTCAGCGGCTACGGCAAGAAGCGCAAGAGGGAGCCCCAATGTCCGGGAgcccacggcgacgacgacggcgagctacAATGCGCGCCGCCCCCGCGCTCCATGGCGGAGACGGCTCTGCTCGAGGAGCGTGGGCCACTGCCCCATCCCGTTCTTGGCCCTGCATCGGTGGTGGATCAGTGCACCGATCAGGGCTCATCCGGCGTGATCGACGATTCTTCGCTGGTGTTTCGTGATCTTCCCGACCTGATTGACCTGCCAGTTGCGGAGGAAGCAGATGCCAGCCATGGTGCAGAGACTGCTCTGCTCAACGAGcacctgccgctgccgccgccacagtTGTTCGTTCCCCCTACTGCAGTGCCGCTGGACCTCGCCGATGACTCTAATGGCGCCGATCAGAACTCCTATGGCATGATGGGCGACGATCAGCTGCTGCTTCCTGACCTTCCCGGGACAATCAATGACGACATGCCAGACCTGTTCGTCTCCCAAGCAGAGGAAGCCAGTGCAGTGCCCGCGATCAGCTACCACTCGTCGGGCTTCATGGGCAACGAGGTTGCGGCATTGTCTGATTTTGAGTTGCCGGAGAGCTATTCCTCATCTGATGCCATGGACGGCGAGGCGCTGGCATTGTCGAATTACGAGTTTCCAGAGAGCTTCGAGGAGGATCTGAGCTGCATCGACTTCGCCACTGCCAACGCGAGCAGCCTCGGCTTCCCAATGGACGGATACCCCATGGACGAGCTGTTCGATGATATGCCTGACCAGGGCTCTTCCGGCGCGATGGACGATTCATCGGTGGTGTTCCGTGATCTTCCCGGCCTGATCAACCTGCCAGCCGCAGAGGAAGCAGATGCCATCGGCGATGCAGAGACTGCTCTGCTCAGGGATCTCGCCGATGACTCTAATGGCACCGATCGAAACTCCTATGGCGTGATGGGCGACGATCAGGATCGGCTGCTGCTTCCTGAAATTCCTCGGAGAATCGACATGCCCGACTTGTTCGTCTCTCAAGCAGAGGAAGCCGGTCTCGGTGGCGGTGCAGCGCTGGACTCCTCATCGGGCGCCATGGACGGCGAGGCGCTGGCATTGTCCGACTTTGAGTTTCCCGAGAGCGTCGAGGAGGTGCTGAGCTGCATGGACTTCAGCACGGTCGACATGAGCTTCTTGGACGTCCCCATTGACGAGCTGCTAGATGATCTGCCCGCAGACTGA